A part of Candidatus Binatia bacterium genomic DNA contains:
- a CDS encoding GNAT family N-acetyltransferase gives MPVSNQIEADAVGIENLSICRALRQAVFVDEQGVPDEVENDGLDESCTHFLAWVSGMPIGTARLRIVDGQAKAERLAVLEDFRGHGAGRKLMDVLELGARAQGLRSVLVHAQERVVSFYERLGYVVCGERFVEGGIPHLPMRKEL, from the coding sequence ATGCCTGTTTCGAACCAGATCGAAGCCGACGCCGTCGGCATCGAGAACCTGTCGATCTGCCGCGCGCTGCGCCAGGCGGTGTTCGTCGACGAGCAGGGCGTGCCGGACGAGGTCGAGAACGACGGGCTCGACGAGTCCTGCACGCACTTCCTCGCCTGGGTGAGCGGCATGCCGATCGGCACCGCGCGCCTGCGCATCGTCGACGGCCAGGCGAAGGCCGAGCGCCTCGCGGTGCTCGAGGACTTCCGCGGCCACGGCGCCGGTCGCAAGCTGATGGACGTGCTCGAGCTCGGGGCGCGCGCGCAGGGCCTGCGCAGCGTGCTGGTGCACGCGCAGGAGCGCGTCGTGTCGTTCTACGAGCGTCTCGGCTACGTGGTCTGCGGCGAGCGCTTCGTCGAGGGCGGCATCCCGCACCTGCCGATGCGCAAGGAGCTGTAG
- a CDS encoding glycosyltransferase family 39 protein, with protein sequence MTTTREAGARPRDAHAPSPLALADAGWILAVGLLVALVLRPFQDAPFVDDWVYAWSVEELLAGRGLHILEWSAHPNVAQTLWGALFAWPVGFSFVALRVSTWVAAVLGLCALQLLLRELGVARRDAFLGTALVAANPVFVVLATTFMTDVPMVAALLWASLCFVVALRRRSDAWLAAFVVLACVACAVRVVAVAAPIAATVTLALHAGAWGRRPRRLLAAAAPVVFLALLLAWNDAVALRVADLSHVVGSPTFRRRWILETLFGRPELTLQALLFAAGSVGLALVPLAAAIADRATLRRALPVLGVLALAVVVAWLASVDWPPPLAPTFTWTWTELGASESLVAGKPDLVVPAWASAAVTVVAFVAFAVVLALALRPLRAEEAFLAWSAAGHLGLIAVLWLFYDRYMLPLLPLLVALALAARPRLRPGVALAGVIVFALVSAVGVRDHLAYGGALWEGVARLRARGVPDAQIDGGYVVNGWLHFVREPDQQPRAADGRVVFPWLTDEGGILPYQLANQPLPGWTILDRVPYERWLGRSGAIYVLERAR encoded by the coding sequence GTGACGACGACACGCGAAGCGGGAGCGCGCCCGCGCGACGCACACGCGCCCTCACCGCTCGCGCTCGCGGACGCCGGCTGGATCCTCGCCGTCGGGCTTCTCGTCGCGCTCGTCCTGCGCCCCTTCCAGGACGCGCCGTTCGTCGACGACTGGGTCTACGCCTGGTCGGTCGAGGAGCTGCTCGCAGGGCGCGGGCTGCACATCCTCGAGTGGTCGGCGCACCCGAACGTCGCGCAGACCCTGTGGGGCGCGCTGTTCGCGTGGCCGGTCGGCTTCTCGTTCGTCGCGCTGCGCGTCTCGACCTGGGTCGCGGCGGTGCTCGGGCTGTGCGCGCTGCAGCTCCTGCTGCGCGAGCTCGGTGTCGCGCGCCGCGACGCGTTCCTCGGCACGGCACTCGTCGCGGCGAACCCCGTCTTCGTCGTGCTCGCGACGACGTTCATGACCGACGTGCCGATGGTCGCAGCCCTGCTCTGGGCGTCGCTCTGCTTCGTCGTCGCGCTGCGGCGGCGAAGCGACGCCTGGCTCGCGGCGTTCGTCGTGCTCGCGTGCGTCGCCTGCGCGGTGCGCGTCGTCGCGGTCGCGGCGCCGATCGCGGCGACGGTGACGCTCGCGCTGCACGCCGGCGCGTGGGGACGGCGCCCGCGGCGGCTCCTCGCCGCGGCCGCACCCGTCGTCTTCCTCGCGCTGCTCCTCGCGTGGAACGACGCGGTAGCGCTGCGCGTCGCCGACCTGTCGCACGTCGTCGGCTCGCCGACCTTCCGCAGGCGCTGGATCCTCGAGACGCTGTTCGGGCGTCCGGAGCTCACGCTGCAGGCGCTGCTCTTCGCCGCGGGCTCGGTCGGGCTCGCGCTCGTCCCGCTCGCGGCTGCGATCGCGGATCGCGCGACGCTGCGCCGCGCGCTGCCGGTGCTCGGCGTGCTCGCGCTCGCGGTCGTCGTCGCGTGGCTCGCGAGCGTCGACTGGCCGCCGCCGCTCGCGCCGACCTTCACCTGGACGTGGACCGAGCTCGGCGCGAGCGAGTCGCTGGTCGCAGGGAAGCCGGATCTCGTCGTGCCGGCGTGGGCGAGCGCCGCGGTGACCGTGGTCGCCTTCGTCGCCTTCGCCGTCGTGCTGGCGCTCGCGCTGCGACCGCTGCGCGCGGAGGAAGCGTTCCTCGCCTGGTCGGCCGCGGGTCACCTCGGTCTGATCGCGGTGCTGTGGCTGTTCTACGACCGCTACATGCTGCCGCTGCTGCCGCTGCTGGTCGCGCTCGCGCTGGCGGCGCGGCCGCGGCTGCGCCCGGGGGTCGCGCTCGCCGGCGTGATCGTCTTCGCGCTGGTGAGCGCGGTCGGCGTGCGCGACCACCTCGCCTACGGCGGCGCCTTGTGGGAAGGGGTCGCGCGGCTACGCGCGCGCGGCGTGCCGGACGCGCAGATCGACGGCGGCTACGTCGTCAACGGCTGGCTGCACTTCGTGCGCGAGCCCGACCAGCAGCCGCGCGCCGCCGACGGCCGCGTCGTCTTCCCGTGGCTCACCGACGAGGGAGGCATCCTCCCCTACCAGCTCGCGAACCAGCCGCTGCCGGGCTGGACGATCCTCGACCGCGTGCCCTACGAGCGCTGGCTCGGACGCTCGGGCGCGATCTACGTGCTCGAGCGCGCGCGCTGA
- a CDS encoding Dabb family protein: MFDRVVLVKLKKEYANPAARAEIAQRALEVLRPLPGVVSVTTGGPGDAASEASWDVNITVRFASLADFETYRAHPEHRRFADEYLAPRSEVRKAWTFEVETR, translated from the coding sequence GTGTTCGACCGCGTCGTCCTGGTCAAGCTCAAGAAAGAGTACGCGAACCCGGCGGCGCGCGCCGAGATCGCGCAGCGCGCGCTCGAGGTGCTGCGCCCGCTGCCGGGCGTGGTGTCGGTCACCACGGGCGGCCCGGGCGACGCCGCGAGCGAGGCGTCGTGGGACGTCAACATCACGGTGCGCTTCGCGAGCCTCGCCGACTTCGAGACCTACCGCGCGCACCCCGAGCACCGACGCTTCGCGGACGAGTACCTCGCGCCGCGCAGCGAGGTGCGCAAGGCCTGGACCTTCGAGGTCGAGACGCGCTGA
- a CDS encoding transporter substrate-binding domain-containing protein, with protein MSHSFISRRVPRGLQVALVVALALAVGEAFAAEQKPAADAAPKPPAELRVGVATNYPPIIFEENGEVVGVEADLARKLGEQLPTKITFVQLEWDELWPALRDKKIDVVMSGVSITDRRSNLVAFTDPYLRVGQMALIRKKDMAELSAPDAMSKPGRKIGVEKNTTGEAYARRHLDEAEIVSYDSVDLALAGLRGGEVDYFIHDAPTVWRVVGRPPKEDPELVGLYRPLTDEYLAWAIRKEDAGTLGVLLDEKIEQWQKDGELQAVIDRWIPVTKVSK; from the coding sequence ATGAGTCATTCGTTCATTTCGCGGCGCGTGCCGCGCGGGTTGCAGGTGGCGCTGGTCGTGGCGCTGGCGCTCGCCGTCGGCGAAGCCTTCGCCGCCGAGCAGAAGCCGGCCGCGGACGCCGCGCCGAAGCCGCCGGCCGAGCTCAGGGTCGGCGTCGCGACGAACTACCCGCCGATCATCTTCGAGGAGAACGGCGAGGTGGTCGGCGTCGAGGCGGATCTCGCGCGCAAGCTCGGCGAGCAGCTGCCGACCAAGATCACCTTCGTGCAGCTCGAGTGGGACGAGCTCTGGCCCGCGCTGCGCGACAAGAAGATCGACGTCGTCATGTCGGGCGTGTCGATCACCGATCGGCGCAGCAACCTGGTCGCGTTCACCGATCCGTACCTGCGCGTCGGCCAGATGGCGCTGATCCGCAAGAAGGACATGGCCGAGCTGTCGGCGCCGGACGCGATGAGCAAGCCCGGGCGCAAGATCGGCGTCGAGAAGAACACGACGGGCGAGGCGTACGCGCGCCGGCACCTCGACGAGGCGGAGATCGTCTCCTACGACTCGGTCGACCTCGCGCTCGCCGGCCTGCGCGGCGGCGAGGTCGACTACTTCATCCACGACGCGCCGACCGTCTGGCGCGTCGTCGGCCGCCCGCCGAAGGAAGATCCCGAGCTCGTCGGCCTCTACCGGCCGCTCACCGACGAGTACCTGGCGTGGGCGATCCGCAAGGAGGACGCGGGCACGCTCGGCGTCCTGCTCGATGAGAAGATCGAGCAGTGGCAGAAGGACGGCGAGCTGCAGGCGGTCATCGATCGCTGGATCCCGGTGACCAAGGTCAGCAAGTAG
- a CDS encoding RNA-binding protein: MGRKLYVGNLPFSVDSSALERIFADFGTVESATVVSDRESGRSRGFGFVEMSSFEEAEAAINALNGQQHGGRPLTVNEAKPRDDRPRGMGGGGGFGGRGGAGAGRGRSAGGFGGGRGTRF; encoded by the coding sequence ATGGGTAGGAAGCTGTACGTGGGCAATCTGCCATTCAGCGTCGACTCGTCGGCCCTCGAGCGCATCTTCGCCGACTTCGGAACGGTCGAGAGCGCGACCGTCGTCAGCGACCGCGAGAGCGGCCGCAGCCGCGGGTTCGGCTTCGTCGAGATGAGCTCGTTCGAGGAGGCCGAAGCGGCGATCAACGCGCTCAACGGCCAGCAGCACGGCGGACGCCCGCTCACGGTGAACGAGGCGAAGCCGCGTGACGACCGGCCGCGCGGCATGGGCGGCGGTGGCGGCTTCGGCGGTCGTGGCGGCGCCGGCGCCGGTCGCGGTCGCAGCGCGGGCGGCTTCGGCGGCGGCCGCGGCACCCGCTTCTAA
- a CDS encoding SDR family NAD(P)-dependent oxidoreductase, which produces MSKGAIITGATSGIGRALACELARRGWQLGLCARRGAQLEEVRREITGDTAGARVETEVLDVTDVDAVQDVIPRLAQRVGDVRLVVANAGIGGHRLVGGDGFARDVEIMRTNLLGAMATVDAAVRLFRAQGGGQIVGVSSVAGYRGLPGSAAYSASKAGLNAYLEAVRAEVQGTGITVTTLAPGYIDTPINQHMKSRPFLVSPEQGARAAADLIERGVNEATVPVFPWNAVSFVMRNLPDFVWYRAMRGQGERR; this is translated from the coding sequence GTGAGCAAGGGCGCCATCATCACGGGCGCGACCTCCGGCATCGGTCGCGCCCTCGCCTGCGAGCTGGCGCGCCGCGGCTGGCAGCTCGGCCTGTGCGCGCGCCGCGGCGCGCAGCTCGAGGAGGTGCGGCGCGAGATCACCGGCGACACCGCGGGTGCGCGCGTCGAGACCGAGGTGCTCGACGTCACGGACGTCGACGCCGTGCAGGACGTGATCCCGCGCCTCGCGCAGCGCGTCGGCGACGTGCGGCTCGTCGTCGCCAACGCCGGCATCGGCGGCCATCGTCTGGTCGGCGGCGACGGCTTCGCGCGCGACGTCGAGATCATGCGCACGAACCTGCTCGGCGCGATGGCGACGGTCGACGCGGCGGTGCGGCTGTTCCGCGCGCAGGGCGGCGGGCAGATCGTCGGCGTGTCGTCGGTCGCGGGCTACCGCGGCCTGCCGGGGAGTGCCGCGTACTCGGCGTCGAAGGCGGGGCTCAACGCCTATCTCGAGGCGGTGCGCGCCGAGGTGCAGGGCACAGGCATCACGGTCACGACGCTCGCGCCCGGCTACATCGACACGCCGATCAACCAGCACATGAAGTCGCGCCCGTTCCTGGTCAGCCCCGAGCAGGGCGCGCGCGCTGCGGCCGACCTCATCGAGCGCGGCGTCAACGAGGCGACGGTGCCGGTGTTCCCCTGGAACGCGGTGTCGTTCGTGATGCGCAACCTGCCGGACTTCGTCTGGTACCGCGCGATGCGCGGCCAGGGCGAGCGCCGCTGA
- a CDS encoding acetyl-CoA C-acetyltransferase produces MEQAYIVGAVRTPVGRRGGKLSGWHPIDLGAAVLDELIARTGADPEAIDDVIFGCVNQVGAQAANVARNAILASKLPESVPGTTVDRQCGSSQQAVHFAAQAVMAGVHDVVIAGGVEVMSLVPIGGNAIAGHKLGYGAPYGKGMKRRYPGAKFSQFAGAEMLAQQRGLDRERLDAFGLASHQKAARATDEGRFAREIMPIEVTREDGTTETMTVDEGIRRDASMEGMRALKPLSEVGLLTAGTSSQISDGAAALLIVNERGLKRLGAKPRARIAAMTLAGDDPVVMLSAPIPATHKLLQRSGIKMADIDLYEVNEAFASVPLAWLDEFRDADPERLNVNGGAIALGHPLGCTGAKLMTTLLHELERRNARWGLQTMCEGGGLANATLIERLS; encoded by the coding sequence ATGGAGCAGGCATACATCGTCGGCGCGGTGCGCACGCCCGTCGGGAGGCGCGGCGGCAAGCTGTCGGGCTGGCATCCCATCGACCTCGGCGCTGCGGTGCTCGACGAGCTGATCGCGCGCACCGGCGCCGACCCCGAGGCGATCGACGACGTCATCTTCGGCTGCGTGAACCAGGTCGGCGCGCAGGCGGCGAACGTCGCGCGCAACGCGATCCTGGCGTCGAAGCTGCCGGAGTCGGTGCCCGGGACGACGGTCGACCGTCAGTGCGGCTCGTCGCAGCAGGCGGTGCACTTCGCCGCGCAGGCGGTGATGGCCGGCGTGCACGACGTCGTGATCGCGGGCGGCGTCGAGGTGATGAGCCTGGTGCCGATCGGCGGCAACGCGATCGCCGGGCACAAGCTGGGCTACGGCGCGCCGTACGGCAAGGGCATGAAGCGTCGCTACCCGGGCGCCAAGTTCAGCCAGTTCGCCGGCGCCGAGATGCTCGCCCAGCAGCGCGGCCTCGACCGCGAGCGGCTCGACGCCTTCGGGCTCGCGAGCCACCAGAAGGCGGCGCGCGCGACCGACGAGGGACGCTTCGCGCGCGAGATCATGCCGATCGAGGTGACGCGCGAGGACGGCACCACCGAGACCATGACCGTCGACGAGGGCATCCGCCGCGACGCGAGCATGGAGGGCATGCGCGCGCTCAAGCCGCTCAGCGAGGTCGGGCTCCTGACCGCGGGCACGTCGAGCCAGATCTCCGACGGCGCCGCAGCCCTGCTGATCGTGAACGAGCGCGGGCTCAAGCGTCTCGGCGCGAAGCCGCGCGCGCGCATCGCCGCGATGACGCTCGCGGGCGACGACCCGGTCGTCATGCTGTCGGCGCCGATCCCGGCGACGCACAAGCTGCTGCAGCGCTCGGGCATCAAGATGGCGGACATCGACCTCTACGAGGTCAACGAGGCGTTCGCGTCGGTGCCGCTCGCGTGGCTCGACGAGTTCCGCGACGCGGACCCCGAGCGCCTGAACGTCAACGGCGGCGCGATCGCGCTCGGCCACCCGCTCGGCTGCACGGGCGCGAAGCTGATGACGACGCTGCTGCACGAGCTCGAGCGCCGCAACGCGCGCTGGGGCCTGCAGACCATGTGCGAGGGCGGCGGTCTCGCCAACGCGACGCTGATCGAGCGTCTGTCGTGA